GAAAACAAAGAGAACGCCTATTTATTTGTCATCCATTAATGCTTTTGGTACAGGTCTTCATGAGACAACAAGCTTTATGGCGGAGCTTGTTGAGCAGAAGAAAGATAAGTTTTCTTCCTTTTTTGATATCGGAACAGGGACGGGACTTTTGGCTTTGGTGGCTTTGCACAACGGAGCAAAGGACGTGTTGGCGATAGACTTTAATCAAGATTGCGTTAAATCGGCAAAGGAAAACTTTGAGGTTAATAAAAGTAAGGCCTTGATTCAAAAAGCTGATATTGGAGAATTTAAAATAAAGAAAGTCTTTGATTTTGTTGCCGCAAACTTAATTACGCATGACTTAACTAAATTTAAGAGAGAATTAGTTTCATTTGTTGGTCCAAGAGGATTTTTGGCCATCTCTGGAATATCTCTTGAGAATCTAAGCTTGATCAAGGAAACGTTTAGGGCATTACCGCTTCGATGTATTAAAATCAAAAGAGGAAAGCAATGGGTAGCGCTTCTTTACAAGAGAGCATAAATGAATAATATTTTTAGTGTTTCCGCAGAAAAAGAGCAGCAGTTAATCCAGCGAATGCAAGCTTTGGGTGTTGACGAAAAAGAAATTGATGAATCGTTTGTGCGATCTTCTGGACCAGGAGGTCAAAACGTCAACAAGGTTTCGACTTGCGTTGTTTTGATGCATCGACCGACAGGACTTTGCGTCAAATGCCAAGAGTCAAGGTCGCAAAGCTTAAATCGGTTCTTTGCTCGTCGATTATTGCTTGATAAGATTGAGAAAAAGCAAAAAGGTTTTGTTCAAGAGGAGAGGACGCGCATTGAAAAAATTAAGCGACAAAAGCGAAAACGATCAAAGCGAGCTAAAGAGAAAATTCTTGTATTAAAAAAACAACAATCTGAAAAAAAGCAAAATAGACAAAAAATTGAGATCTCAAATTCTGATTAGTATTAAATTCGAAAAATGATTCCTGTATCCAAAGCTAAACAAATTATCCTACGACACACAAAGAAACTGACTTCTGAAAAGAAATATTTCTTAGAGGCATTAGGTAAAACTTTGCATGAAGATATTTGTGCCAATCAAGATTGGCCGCCTTTTGCGCGTTCGACAATGGATGGATTTGCTGTGCGAAACAAAGATATTTTAAAAGCAACGACTAAGAAAGGCGTTGTCTTAAAAGTTATTGATCAATCCATTGCTGGAAATCCCGCCAAAAAGATTTTAGGATCAGGTCAAGCAATTAAGATTATGACCGGAGCCGTAATTCCTAAGGGTGCTGATTGTGTTGTTATGAAAGAGTATGTTCAGGAAAAGGACAAAAGTGTTACGATTTTGCGAAAAGGAAAAAAAGGTGAAAATTTACGTCTTAAAGGCGCAGATGTAAAAAAAGGTGAGTTGATTGTTTCAAGAGGGTCAAAGATTACGCCAGGCGTTATTGCCTTGCTTGCCAATTTAGGTAAGAAATATGTTAAAGTCGCAAGACCTGTGAACGTTGGGATTTTAGTCAACGGTGATGAGCTTTTAAGGATAGAGGACAAGCCAAGGCTTGGAAAGATTCGAAGTGCGAATGAGTATGCTTTATTTGCGCAGATCAAAGAGCTTGGGGCGCAACCGATTATTTTAGGTGTTGCAAAAGATAACTTGAAAAGTCTTGATAAGAAAATAAAAAGCGGTCTGAAATATGATATTTTATTGATTTCGGGAGGTGTTTCGATTGGTGAACATGATTTGGTACAAGATGTTTTAAGGAAACTGTCCGTTAACATTATTTTTTGGAAAGTTGCCATAAAACCAGGAAAACCGCTTGTGTTTGCTAAAAAAAATCAATGCCATATTTTTGGTCTACCAGGAAACACGGTATCAAGCATGGTTTCATTAAGAGAATTTGTCACGCCGTGCATTCTAAAAATGTATGGGCAGAAAGATATTTTATCTAAAATAGCTGAGGCAAGTCTAGGCCATGATATTAAAGTTGAGCCTAAGCGACAAAAAATTATGCGAGGCGTTGTTAGCCAAAAAAAGGATAAATTATTTGTGCGCTTAAGTTCGAATCAGGTATCAGAAAATGTGATGTCTATAGCCAAGGCTAATTGTTTCTTTAAAATAGAAGAAGGGGTCAATTTCTTGAAGAAGGGGCAAAGAATTGTTATTGAGTATTTATAGGGAGTTTTTATGCAAAAGATAAAACAAAAAACATCTGGAATGATTGATGTGAGCCAAAAGAAAACAACTCGTCGCATTGCACGCGCGGGATGCATTGTGGTAACTGATAAAAAAACATTTGAGCGAATTCTAAAAGGAGATTCTCCAAAAGGAGATGTTGTTCAAACTGCACGCGTTGCCGGTATCATGGCAGCAAAAAAGACATGGGAAATAATTCCAATGTGTCATCCTTTGTCTTTGGGCAAGGTGAGCCTTGACTTTGAGTTTGATAAAGAAAAGCATCAGATCACGGTTTTGTCTGAAGTTGTTTGCCGAGGGAAAACGGGTGTTGAGATGGAAGCGCTGAGCGCGGCTGCCATTGCGGCTTTAACAATTTACGATATGATGAAATGGTCTGATCGACGCATAGAAATTTCAGACTTGAAACTTCAGTATAAATCTGGCGGTAAAAGTGGGATTTTTAAGCGATAGAGGCCAATCTTGTTTTTTTTAAAGAACAAACCAATAAAATTTTTATTTTTATTATTTATTCTACTTCTGGTTTTGTATTATTTTGTTATGCAAAATCTTCCTACCAAAATAACAGAGCAAAAGCTTACGCTTGGGACAATTGTTCAGATTGATATATGCATGCCTTCAAAATACATGGAAAGGGCTAAGAATGTTCTTGTTGATGTTTGGCGTAGAATTGATGAAATCAATATTCGTATGAACGTCTATGACCAGAGAAGTGATATTGTTTTAATTAATGGCTCGTATCCTAATTTTGTTAAAATTCATAGAGACACTTATTCTCTTTTGAAGGATGCGCAAAAATATTCAGCTATGACTAATGGTGCGTTTGATATTACGATAAGGCCTCTCGTATTGCTTTGGCAAGAGGCAGCAAAGAGAGGAGCCATCCCTTCCCAGGCAGAGATTCAGCAAGAAAAAGAAAAAATAGGATTTCATAATATTGATTTTTCAGACAGCAATGAAGTCAGAGTTCTTCATCCTGGAACAAAATTGGATCTAAGTGCTATTGCTAAAGGATATGCGGTTGATCAGGCTGCGCAAATTTTGAGAGATGAGGGTATTGATAATTTTTTGATTAATGCAGGAGGAGATATCTTTGTTTCTGGGAAGAATTGTCATAGCAAAAAGTGGCTGGTTGGAGTCCAGGATCCTAGCCGGCGTAAAACTGTAATAGACACTATTGATCTAACCGATATGGCTGTTACGACATCGGGTGATTATGAGCAGTATTATACAATTGAACAGCAAAGGTATTCACATATTATTGATCCTCGTACAGGCTATCCTGTGCGCAGCATCAAGAGCGCGACGGTTGTTACGAAAAGCGCAGAGCAGGCAGATGCTTTCTCGACCGCGCTTTGCGTGCTTGGGCCTAAACAAGGGATTTCTTGGGCTGACGGGCTGGACGAAGATATTTTTGTTTTATTGATTGAAAAAGATGCTGAAGGACAAATTATTCAGCACATGAGTGAGAAGTATAAAGATTTACACAAAATAAAATAGTGATATTAATATCTTGACCTTTTTAACGCAAAAAAGACTAAGATAATCTGATCTTCCATATATTCTTATTTTAGAAAAGGTTAATAATAACGTTTCTAATAAAAGAATTTTTGTTATAATAGACTAACTTAACAGATTCATTAAACCTATTTTTGGGGGCATTTATGCCAGAACAGATAAAGAAAAAAAGTTTTATATACAAAGATTTAGTTAATTCTATTGAAGGTTTTAAAGAAAATTATTCAAAGGATATTAACGAGAAGAATTATTTTGGATTTCCTACAGAGACAATTTTAAGAGCCGAGAAGAATCTTTATAATCCAAAGAATCCGTCCATTGCTTATTTTTCTATGGAGTATGGCATTGCCCCAAGTATTTATAATACTTTTCAGCAAAAAGCTGCTTTAAGCGAAGCGAATAAGTTTTATACGCATGAAGTTTTTTCAAATAATTGGCTTTGCGATTATATTTTTAAGGTCGAAATTGATAAGCTTTTAGATATCCCGATTTATGGTGGCGGCTTAGGTGTTTTGGCAGGAGACACGATGAAGAGTGTTGCTGATCTTGATTTTTCTTTAGTGGGCATCGGCATTCTTTGGAACAAAGGATATTTTAAACAAAATTTCTGGTATAAGCATGGTCAGATCCCAGAGGAGCTTCAGTGGGATCCGCATAGCTATCCTGGTTTGATTCCTTTAAAGAATATCATTACGCTTA
The sequence above is drawn from the Candidatus Omnitrophota bacterium genome and encodes:
- a CDS encoding FAD:protein FMN transferase, with protein sequence MQNLPTKITEQKLTLGTIVQIDICMPSKYMERAKNVLVDVWRRIDEINIRMNVYDQRSDIVLINGSYPNFVKIHRDTYSLLKDAQKYSAMTNGAFDITIRPLVLLWQEAAKRGAIPSQAEIQQEKEKIGFHNIDFSDSNEVRVLHPGTKLDLSAIAKGYAVDQAAQILRDEGIDNFLINAGGDIFVSGKNCHSKKWLVGVQDPSRRKTVIDTIDLTDMAVTTSGDYEQYYTIEQQRYSHIIDPRTGYPVRSIKSATVVTKSAEQADAFSTALCVLGPKQGISWADGLDEDIFVLLIEKDAEGQIIQHMSEKYKDLHKIK
- a CDS encoding peptide chain release factor-like protein, encoding MNNIFSVSAEKEQQLIQRMQALGVDEKEIDESFVRSSGPGGQNVNKVSTCVVLMHRPTGLCVKCQESRSQSLNRFFARRLLLDKIEKKQKGFVQEERTRIEKIKRQKRKRSKRAKEKILVLKKQQSEKKQNRQKIEISNSD
- a CDS encoding 50S ribosomal protein L11 methyltransferase, whose amino-acid sequence is MTAKLNKKLFEIFCIIKSANRDQADLVAEFLFSIGANYRDVTVLTKKGIFRISIYFKNQKKAENFKTKLDNFRLKGVSFKLREVKIENWKEKWAKNFSPFQLTKTIDVVPTWRKKSYKKTKRTPIYLSSINAFGTGLHETTSFMAELVEQKKDKFSSFFDIGTGTGLLALVALHNGAKDVLAIDFNQDCVKSAKENFEVNKSKALIQKADIGEFKIKKVFDFVAANLITHDLTKFKRELVSFVGPRGFLAISGISLENLSLIKETFRALPLRCIKIKRGKQWVALLYKRA
- the moaC gene encoding cyclic pyranopterin monophosphate synthase MoaC; amino-acid sequence: MQKIKQKTSGMIDVSQKKTTRRIARAGCIVVTDKKTFERILKGDSPKGDVVQTARVAGIMAAKKTWEIIPMCHPLSLGKVSLDFEFDKEKHQITVLSEVVCRGKTGVEMEALSAAAIAALTIYDMMKWSDRRIEISDLKLQYKSGGKSGIFKR
- a CDS encoding molybdopterin molybdotransferase MoeA; amino-acid sequence: MIPVSKAKQIILRHTKKLTSEKKYFLEALGKTLHEDICANQDWPPFARSTMDGFAVRNKDILKATTKKGVVLKVIDQSIAGNPAKKILGSGQAIKIMTGAVIPKGADCVVMKEYVQEKDKSVTILRKGKKGENLRLKGADVKKGELIVSRGSKITPGVIALLANLGKKYVKVARPVNVGILVNGDELLRIEDKPRLGKIRSANEYALFAQIKELGAQPIILGVAKDNLKSLDKKIKSGLKYDILLISGGVSIGEHDLVQDVLRKLSVNIIFWKVAIKPGKPLVFAKKNQCHIFGLPGNTVSSMVSLREFVTPCILKMYGQKDILSKIAEASLGHDIKVEPKRQKIMRGVVSQKKDKLFVRLSSNQVSENVMSIAKANCFFKIEEGVNFLKKGQRIVIEYL